The genome window TAAGAGAAATACAAGAAGAAAAGAAAATATTATTAGAGACAGCAGCAACAAAGAAGAAACCATGGTGGAAATTATGGTAAATAGCTTTTTCTAAAAAGCTATTTTGTAATGTACCAAATATCTTTTGAACTACCCGTCACATAATTCTCTTATGAGCTGTTTAAAATTGGGGATTGTTTCACGGAAATGGTGAGTAAAGAGGAACTTTCACAAATTCATGTATACGCGAAGGGTTAGAAAGGACAGGTATCAGTTAAGATATACTTTACCAATGCATACGAAAAAATAACCACCCTGAAATACTGTACACACAGAAGAGGGATTTGCATACAAATCGATTTATCTTGTACAATAATACTAAGAAAAGAAACGACAGGGAGAGGAAATCCATGTCCAATAAGTTAGTAAATTTACGAATTGATTTTGCGTTTAAGCAATTATTTGGTACAAAAGGAAGCGAAGATATTCTCACGGGCTTTCTTAATGCCATATTAGAAGAATCTTTAGATGTGCCGATTGTATCTTTACAATTGGAAGACCCACATCTCCACAAAGCATATGAAGACGATAAATTGTCCATTTTAGATTTACTCGCAACCCTTGATAATGGGACACAAATAAATGTAGAGATACAGCTTCGCAATACGCATGATATGATTAAACGTTCCCTCTATTATTGGTCTAAATTATATACTTCTCAAATGCAAGAAGGCATGCCGTATCGTTCGCTTCGAAAAACAATAACCATCAACCTATTAGATTTCAAGTTGTTTTCTAATGAAGAAGCATTTCATACAACAGGGAAACTCTGGAATATAAGGACACATCAAGTGTTGAGTGATGATATGGAAATCCATTTTGTAGAAATCCCAAAGTTAGTTAAACAGTGGCGCGAAGAAAAAGTGAACCCATGGGAAAGTGCATTTGTTCGTTGGATGTTATTATTACCGGCACATGAAGATGAACATTTAACTCAAACACTGGAGGAGATTGCTATGAATCAAGACCCAATCTTACAAAAAGCGATGGATAAATGGGAAAATATGAGTCATGATTCTTCTTTCCGAACAGCTTATGAAGCTCGCGAGAAGTTACTTCTAGATGAACAAGCTAAATTAGCGCATGCTCGTGAAGAAGGTTTAGAAGAAGGTTTGGAAAAAGGAAAAATCCAATTAATTCGTGGTATGCATAAGAATGGTATGCCGTTAGAGGACATTGCGAAATTCACAAGTCTAAGTACAGAAGAAATCCGAAAGATATTATTATAATGATGGAATTATAAAAGCCTTTTATTGTTGAAGGATTCATAGAAAAAGCCATCCCATGAATCCAGTAACTACA of Bacillus sp. DX3.1 contains these proteins:
- a CDS encoding Rpn family recombination-promoting nuclease/putative transposase; the encoded protein is MSNKLVNLRIDFAFKQLFGTKGSEDILTGFLNAILEESLDVPIVSLQLEDPHLHKAYEDDKLSILDLLATLDNGTQINVEIQLRNTHDMIKRSLYYWSKLYTSQMQEGMPYRSLRKTITINLLDFKLFSNEEAFHTTGKLWNIRTHQVLSDDMEIHFVEIPKLVKQWREEKVNPWESAFVRWMLLLPAHEDEHLTQTLEEIAMNQDPILQKAMDKWENMSHDSSFRTAYEAREKLLLDEQAKLAHAREEGLEEGLEKGKIQLIRGMHKNGMPLEDIAKFTSLSTEEIRKILL